In Sedimentibacter sp. MB31-C6, one genomic interval encodes:
- a CDS encoding xylulokinase, translating to MKYVIAYDIGTTGVKTCLFGIDKKIELIAGVHEGYGLYIVENGGAEQDEGEWWSAMCTTTKKLFDITSINPSEIVGISFCSQMQGLVLVDENGITVRKPMSYMDQRAVKEIKEGITHGIQIAGGNVFKLAKSLIISGAASTSVKDPVWKYKWVEHNEPQNFERIYKWLDVKEYLIYRCTGQFVMTEDSAFASLLYDTRNGKRGWSKSLCRMYGINMQHLPNVIKSTDQAGCLTQKSSADLGLVPGIPVFGGGGDASLIGIGAGCVETGDTHIYLGTSGWVSTIVDKQKVDVFNMIAAIVGAQSENFNYFAEMETAGKCLEWVKDHLALDEIGIYLDKKNVAESQETIYTNLYDYLMETINMVEPGAGGVIFTPWLHGNRCPFEDPNASGMFFNITINTGKTELIRAVVEGICYHLRWMLECQEKKIKVSDTIRFVGGGALSTITGQILADITGHKIDVTTNPQNVGSVGAAAVMGVSLGIIPDLKSIKDYVTAEHIFVPQRRTKVMYDRNFQVFKRLYKCNKRNFKDLHKSVEVSKNELSQFS from the coding sequence ATGAAATATGTAATTGCTTATGATATAGGAACTACAGGTGTAAAAACCTGCCTTTTTGGTATTGACAAAAAAATAGAGCTGATAGCCGGTGTTCATGAAGGATACGGCCTTTATATTGTCGAGAACGGTGGAGCAGAACAAGATGAAGGTGAATGGTGGAGTGCTATGTGCACTACCACAAAAAAATTGTTTGATATCACTAGCATTAATCCATCGGAAATAGTAGGGATATCTTTTTGCTCTCAAATGCAGGGGCTTGTTTTAGTTGATGAAAACGGTATAACTGTCAGAAAACCAATGAGCTATATGGACCAACGTGCAGTTAAAGAAATAAAAGAAGGAATAACACATGGAATCCAAATTGCAGGAGGCAATGTTTTTAAGCTAGCAAAAAGTCTTATAATATCAGGAGCAGCATCTACTAGCGTGAAAGATCCTGTCTGGAAGTACAAATGGGTAGAGCATAACGAACCGCAAAATTTTGAAAGAATATATAAATGGCTGGATGTAAAAGAATACTTAATTTATAGGTGCACCGGACAATTTGTTATGACAGAAGATTCAGCATTTGCATCACTTCTCTATGATACCAGAAATGGAAAAAGAGGTTGGAGTAAATCACTGTGCAGAATGTATGGCATCAATATGCAGCATTTACCTAATGTAATAAAATCCACAGACCAAGCAGGATGTCTTACTCAAAAATCGTCAGCAGATTTGGGTCTTGTACCAGGCATACCCGTTTTTGGCGGTGGAGGAGATGCATCTCTTATAGGAATTGGAGCTGGATGTGTTGAGACTGGAGATACTCATATATACTTGGGAACTTCTGGATGGGTTTCAACAATTGTAGACAAACAAAAAGTTGATGTATTCAATATGATTGCTGCAATTGTTGGAGCACAAAGTGAAAATTTTAATTATTTTGCTGAAATGGAAACCGCCGGAAAATGTCTTGAGTGGGTTAAGGATCATCTTGCTTTGGATGAAATAGGTATTTATTTGGATAAGAAAAATGTGGCAGAAAGCCAAGAAACAATTTATACTAATTTATATGACTATCTGATGGAGACCATAAACATGGTTGAGCCAGGAGCTGGAGGCGTAATTTTTACACCTTGGCTTCACGGAAATAGATGTCCTTTTGAAGACCCTAATGCCTCTGGGATGTTTTTCAATATTACAATTAATACAGGAAAGACTGAACTTATTAGAGCTGTGGTAGAAGGTATTTGCTATCATTTGAGATGGATGCTTGAGTGTCAGGAGAAAAAAATAAAGGTTTCTGATACAATAAGGTTTGTAGGAGGAGGAGCTCTATCAACTATAACTGGTCAAATTTTGGCTGATATAACAGGTCATAAAATTGATGTTACAACAAATCCACAGAACGTGGGTTCTGTAGGTGCAGCAGCAGTTATGGGAGTTAGTTTGGGAATTATTCCAGACCTAAAATCTATAAAAGACTATGTTACAGCAGAACACATTTTTGTTCCTCAAAGAAGAACAAAAGTCATGTATGATAGGAATTTTCAGGTATTTAAGAGACTTTATAAGTGCAATAAAAGAAACTTTAAAGATTTACATAAGAGTGTTGAGGTGTCTAAAAATGAACTTTCGCAGTTTAGTTGA
- a CDS encoding aspartate aminotransferase family protein, with product MAYNGFAIDNYLDAEKVTKQLDELIRKPVYSIQKSSLNDYVENYFNKKCTKSKSMIDEAREIIPGGVQHNLAFNYPFPIVITKAEKAKLYDVDGNWYYDLLQAGGPTILGSNPPAVREQVIELLNTCGPSTGLFHEYEYKLAKKMSEMVPSVEMFRMLGSGTEACMCAARIARLKTGKKNILKMGGAYHGWSDQLAYGMRVPGTKGLMSKGVPNFVFKHTDEFFPNDLEDLERKLRKNKMFGGTAAVYIEPMGPESGTRPVSKEFIKGVEKLAHKYGALLIFDEVVTGFRIGMSGAQGYFDVDPDLTVFGKIIAGGYPGAGGVGGHKDCMAHLGAGLDSSGKKVPKAMCGGTMAATPISCVAGYYTLCEIEKTNACEVAGRMGDRLTNGLQAMIEKYNLPFVAFNQGSICHLDNAGTMHFCVEWKRPWKIPNVLKETSIRQKEMEHMGAAYMAEGIVTLAGSRLYTSAAYTEEMIDDVLVRFDRVLSKCGPIDIS from the coding sequence CTTACAACGGATTTGCTATTGATAATTATCTTGATGCGGAAAAGGTTACCAAACAACTTGATGAATTAATCAGAAAGCCGGTGTATTCAATTCAGAAATCATCTCTGAATGATTATGTTGAAAACTATTTTAATAAGAAATGTACTAAATCCAAGTCTATGATTGATGAAGCTAGAGAAATAATTCCTGGTGGAGTACAACATAATCTGGCGTTTAATTATCCTTTTCCTATTGTAATAACGAAAGCTGAAAAAGCAAAATTGTATGATGTTGATGGAAATTGGTATTACGACCTATTACAGGCTGGTGGACCAACGATTTTAGGCAGCAACCCTCCTGCTGTAAGAGAGCAGGTTATAGAACTATTGAACACATGCGGTCCTTCAACTGGACTTTTTCATGAATATGAATATAAGTTGGCAAAGAAAATGTCAGAGATGGTGCCGTCTGTTGAAATGTTTCGTATGTTGGGTTCTGGAACTGAAGCATGTATGTGTGCTGCTCGTATAGCACGGTTGAAAACAGGAAAGAAAAATATATTGAAAATGGGAGGAGCATATCATGGATGGTCTGACCAGCTTGCATACGGCATGCGCGTTCCAGGGACAAAAGGTCTTATGTCAAAGGGTGTACCTAATTTTGTATTTAAGCATACAGATGAATTCTTCCCTAATGACCTTGAGGACTTAGAAAGAAAATTAAGAAAGAATAAAATGTTTGGAGGTACTGCAGCCGTATATATTGAACCTATGGGGCCAGAAAGTGGAACTCGACCTGTTTCTAAGGAGTTTATAAAGGGAGTGGAGAAATTAGCTCATAAATATGGAGCGCTTTTAATATTTGATGAAGTAGTTACTGGATTTCGTATTGGAATGAGTGGAGCTCAAGGATATTTTGACGTTGACCCTGATTTGACAGTCTTTGGGAAGATAATAGCTGGAGGTTATCCCGGTGCAGGTGGAGTAGGAGGTCACAAGGATTGTATGGCTCATTTGGGTGCAGGACTTGATTCATCAGGCAAAAAAGTGCCTAAGGCCATGTGTGGTGGTACAATGGCGGCAACTCCTATATCTTGTGTAGCAGGGTATTATACACTATGTGAGATTGAGAAGACTAATGCCTGTGAAGTTGCTGGACGTATGGGTGATCGTCTGACTAATGGTCTACAGGCAATGATTGAAAAATATAATCTGCCTTTTGTGGCTTTTAATCAAGGTTCTATTTGTCATTTGGATAATGCAGGAACCATGCATTTTTGCGTAGAATGGAAAAGGCCGTGGAAAATACCAAATGTTTTAAAAGAAACAAGTATCCGTCAAAAAGAAATGGAGCATATGGGAGCCGCATATATGGCAGAAGGAATTGTAACATTAGCTGGTTCAAGACTATATACAAGTGCCGCTTATACAGAAGAAATGATTGATGATGTATTAGTGAGATTTGACAGAGTTTTATCTAAATGTGGACCTATAGATATTTCTTGA
- a CDS encoding TetR/AcrR family transcriptional regulator, translated as MLKKLTEDKLAEVLEVGIEEFAEKGLDGANVNLIAKKANISVGVLYKYYENKEVFFQACLKKSLSVLESVLHDVVVCEDKILVRAEKMIRAVQRCSREYNNYIKMYNAITSGSGKKYALLYAKEIESLTAKVYTEFIEKAIKDGDIRSDINPRMFAFFFDNLLTMLQFSYCCDYYLERAKIYCGEDFLNDEEKVVTELLKFLESAFTFSKSEIVHKSS; from the coding sequence ATGTTAAAAAAACTGACAGAAGATAAATTGGCAGAGGTTCTTGAAGTTGGAATAGAAGAATTTGCTGAGAAAGGCTTGGATGGTGCAAATGTCAATTTGATTGCCAAGAAAGCCAATATTAGTGTAGGAGTACTTTATAAGTATTATGAAAATAAAGAAGTTTTTTTTCAAGCTTGCCTTAAAAAAAGTCTCAGTGTCTTAGAATCAGTATTGCATGACGTTGTTGTATGTGAGGACAAGATTTTGGTTCGTGCGGAAAAAATGATACGAGCAGTGCAGCGTTGTTCAAGAGAATATAATAATTATATTAAAATGTATAATGCTATTACTTCCGGTAGTGGTAAAAAATATGCACTGCTTTATGCTAAAGAAATAGAAAGTCTGACAGCAAAAGTATATACAGAGTTTATCGAAAAGGCTATAAAGGACGGAGACATAAGAAGTGATATTAATCCAAGAATGTTTGCATTTTTCTTTGATAATCTGCTTACTATGCTACAGTTTTCATACTGTTGTGATTATTATTTAGAAAGGGCAAAGATATACTGTGGAGAAGATTTTTTGAATGATGAAGAAAAGGTCGTTACTGAATTACTAAAATTTTTGGAATCAGCATTTACTTTTTCTAAGTCTGAGATTGTTCATAAAAGTAGTTAA
- a CDS encoding class II aldolase/adducin family protein, with protein sequence MEYSIEKAKELVISAGKMLAESGLIARTWGNISARTSDKKFAITPSGLAYETLTPEQIVVVNIADCSYDGNIKPSSEKGIHADIYRLCPEVNFIIHTHQVMASVLSIEGKDIEVHNDEYKRILGDKVHCAAYGISSTKKLRKRVAEAISNYPESQSILMKNHGTICMGFNLEHSFEIALTLEKMAKEMYETACGDDKEQITQILDYGKSWRKEDTFILECDGKTFEYRIDELPKDTPKVALLHADIYKLGNAGHIIHSTDEEVVKVSSTGKVLRPFLDDLAQIVGVNIKTVKKGLINMKAISKELKNKNAVLLENEGALCTGATKSDTEAASMILRKGCAADLYASALNITDHISIADAYVQRFFYITKYSKMKR encoded by the coding sequence ATGGAATATTCAATAGAAAAAGCAAAAGAACTAGTAATTAGCGCTGGAAAAATGCTGGCAGAAAGCGGTCTTATAGCAAGGACATGGGGGAATATTAGTGCAAGGACTTCAGATAAAAAATTTGCAATAACTCCAAGCGGTTTGGCTTATGAAACGTTGACACCGGAACAAATAGTTGTGGTAAATATTGCAGATTGCTCCTATGATGGAAACATAAAACCTTCAAGCGAAAAAGGAATACACGCAGATATCTACCGGTTGTGTCCAGAAGTTAACTTTATAATTCATACTCATCAAGTAATGGCATCTGTACTCAGCATAGAAGGAAAAGATATTGAGGTGCATAATGATGAATATAAAAGAATTTTGGGAGACAAAGTTCACTGTGCGGCTTACGGAATATCGTCAACGAAGAAACTGCGCAAAAGAGTGGCAGAAGCTATAAGTAATTATCCTGAAAGTCAATCTATACTAATGAAGAATCACGGAACAATTTGTATGGGCTTTAACCTTGAACATTCTTTTGAAATTGCACTGACTCTTGAAAAGATGGCAAAAGAGATGTATGAAACTGCATGTGGAGATGATAAAGAGCAAATTACACAAATTCTTGATTACGGAAAGAGCTGGCGAAAAGAAGACACATTTATTTTGGAATGCGACGGTAAGACTTTTGAATATAGGATAGATGAACTGCCTAAAGATACCCCAAAAGTGGCTTTATTGCATGCTGACATTTATAAATTAGGTAATGCAGGTCATATTATTCATTCTACTGATGAAGAGGTAGTAAAAGTTAGCAGTACAGGAAAGGTTTTAAGACCATTTTTAGATGACCTTGCACAGATTGTTGGTGTAAATATAAAGACAGTGAAAAAAGGATTAATAAATATGAAAGCTATCTCAAAAGAATTAAAGAATAAAAATGCTGTTTTATTGGAGAATGAAGGTGCTCTTTGCACAGGTGCGACAAAAAGCGATACAGAAGCAGCGTCCATGATTCTAAGAAAAGGGTGTGCGGCAGATTTATATGCTTCAGCACTGAATATTACAGACCATATAAGCATAGCTGATGCATATGTTCAACGATTTTTCTATATAACTAAATATTCGAAGATGAAAAGATAG